The Epinephelus lanceolatus isolate andai-2023 chromosome 8, ASM4190304v1, whole genome shotgun sequence genome includes a window with the following:
- the fignl2 gene encoding fidgetin-like protein 2 isoform X2 codes for MERAKLLCNPAVFIREVNGLLKMHWNPEHAQPLSQWPEQHLDVSSTTSSPAHKSEFYSGRGRSGYNYAWANDDISALTASNLLKRYAEKYSGVLDSPYDRPPTVGTYPEPGAFGALTVPKTELEPWPLTHSTDASYSLVPPGGHDGSKAVATSAGPPGVSSVSVVNSNLSDSGYSGSSSCSGSSEYPSSYNGTYLSSGYCPQPSAALPPASLHTLQSTPTLVPSYSPTTPVYNYPPSTYPPQTSLAPTYSHPSATYLPSGLPAPTPIPSRPTVVGGSYSYQSTNLGTSESGGTLKRKAFEMSVEEDESGDGSRYRKYSYDPLKTGGHSPYSVSDKTECRGNGFSSSGSTDPQTFKPSKPSSQPLVSPQYGAAGEYSPPAGMTGENGVTEQGFIQQQPHRSQAHKRPPLCAPTVETMKSPDPRLLDLVNGELLDCSPALGWGELAGLTHVKAALEEDLLWPVLRPSAVMRPPRTVLLFGPRGGGKTTLTRSLASQLGASFYRLSGAMLASKGKAEAEHILGSLLQVAEARQPSVVLLSQVEAMEDEGLRQTLLSTLEKAQVGTTGLVILVCATGRPDLLQDAVHRSFAKRYHVGLPDVGMRRQVLLQALSPQGCSLSERELSAVLQRTEGFTVWELLQLSQQALSSASSPTGAMHGHPTSSKPPAFTDFENAFCKVRPHTTTKELDTCIEWSKMYNH; via the exons ATGGAAAGGGCTAAACTGCTCTGCAACCCTGCTGTGTTCATCAGGGAAGTGAATG GCCTGTTAAAGATGCACTGGAACCCAGAGCATGCCCAGCCTCTCAGCCAGTGGCCTGAGCAGCACCTGGAcgtctcctccaccacctcctctccGGCCCACAAGTCGGAATTCTACTCTGGCCGCGGTCGCAGTGGCTACAACTACGCCTGGGCCAATGACGATATCTCTGCTCTCACAGCCTCCAACCTATTGAAGCGTTATGCTGAGAAATACTCTGGTGTGCTGGACTCACCATATGATCGGCCGCCTACTGTGGGCACCTACCCAGAGCCAGGGGCCTTTGGGGCCCTCACCGTCCCCAAGACTGAGCTGGAGCCCTGGCCACTGACACACAGCACTGATGCCTCCTATTCCCTGGTGCCCCCTGGAGGCCATGATGGTTCCAAGGCTGTAGCCACATCTGCAGGCCCTCCAGGGGTTAGTAGTGTTTCAGTGGTGAACAGTAACCTCTCAGACTCGGGCTACAGCGGCAGCAGCTCCTGCAGCGGCTCCAGCGAGTACCCCTCTAGTTACAATGGCACCTATCTTTCCTCAGGGTACTGTCCCCAACCCAGTGCAGCACTTCCCCCTGCCTCCCTCCACACCCTCCAATCCACCCCCACCCTAGTGCCCAGCTACAGCCCTACCACACCTGTCTATAACTACCCTCCTAGCACGTATCCTCCCCAGAccagccttgcccccacctaCAGCCACCCCTCTGCAACTTACCTGCCCTCAGGTCTACCAGCCCCTACTCCCATTCCCTCAAGGCCCACAGTGGTAGGAGGCAGCTATAGTTACCAGAGCACCAACCTTGGGACATCTGAGTCTGGAGggacattaaaaagaaaagcatttgagaTGAGTGTAGAAGAGGATGAGAGTGGGGACGGTTCTCGGTACAGGAAATACAGCTATGACCCGTTGAAGACCGGGGGACACTCACCTTACAGTGTGAGTGACAAAACAGAGTGCAGAGGAAATGGCTTCAGTAGTTCAGGCAGCACAGACCCTCAAACCTTCAAGCCCAGTAAGCCCTCCTCTCAGCCCCTGGTGTCTCCCCAGTATGGAGCAGCAGGGGAGTACAGCCCTCCAGCGGGCATGACGGGGGAGAATGGAGTCACAGAGCAGGGCTTCATCCAACAGCAGCCACACCGTTCCCAGGCCCACAAACGCCCTCCATTGTGTGCTCCAACTGTTGAGACTATGAAGAGCCCAGACCCCCGACTGTTGGACCTTGTGAATGGGGAGTTACTGGACTGCAGCCCGGCACTGGGCTGGGGTGAGTTGGCCGGGCTCACCCATGTCAAGGCTGCCCTGGAGGAGGACCTGTTGTGGCCCGTGTTGAGGCCCAGCGCAGTGATGCGGCCACCACGAACTGTCCTGTTGTTCGGCCCCCGGGGAGGGGGAAAGACAACGTTGACTCGGTCTTTGGCTTCACAGTTGGGGGCTTCATTCTACCGGTTAAGTGGAGCCATGCTGGCCTCTAAAGGGAAGGCTGAGGCAGAGCACATTCTGGGGTCTCTTTTGCAGGTGGCAGAAGCACGGCAGCCCTCAGTGGTGTTGCTCAGCCAGGTGGAGGCCATGGAAGACGAGGGGCTGAGGCAGACACTGCTGAGCACCCTGGAGAAAGCCCAGGTGGGGACCACAGGTCTGGTGATTCTTGTATGTGCCACTGGAAGGCCAGATCTGCTGCAAGATGCAGTTCATCGAAGCTTTGCCAAGAGATATCACGTTGGCCTGCCAGATGTGGGGATGCGCAGGCAGGTGCTGCTGCAGGCGCTGTCGCCCCAGGGCTGCAGTCTGAGCGAGAGGGAGCTGAGCGCCGTGCTGCAGCGCACAGAGGGCTTCACAGTGTgggagctgctgcagctcagccAGCAGGCACTCTCCTCAGCATCCTCCCCCACTGGGGCCATGCATGGCCACCCCACATCCTCCAAACCCCCAGCCTTTACAGACTTTGAGAATGCCTTCTGCAAGGTGCGCCCACACACCACCACAAAAGAACTGGACACTTGTATAGAGTGGAGCAAGATGTATAACCACTGA
- the fignl2 gene encoding fidgetin-like protein 2 isoform X1 has translation MLSPIVPYSLLKMHWNPEHAQPLSQWPEQHLDVSSTTSSPAHKSEFYSGRGRSGYNYAWANDDISALTASNLLKRYAEKYSGVLDSPYDRPPTVGTYPEPGAFGALTVPKTELEPWPLTHSTDASYSLVPPGGHDGSKAVATSAGPPGVSSVSVVNSNLSDSGYSGSSSCSGSSEYPSSYNGTYLSSGYCPQPSAALPPASLHTLQSTPTLVPSYSPTTPVYNYPPSTYPPQTSLAPTYSHPSATYLPSGLPAPTPIPSRPTVVGGSYSYQSTNLGTSESGGTLKRKAFEMSVEEDESGDGSRYRKYSYDPLKTGGHSPYSVSDKTECRGNGFSSSGSTDPQTFKPSKPSSQPLVSPQYGAAGEYSPPAGMTGENGVTEQGFIQQQPHRSQAHKRPPLCAPTVETMKSPDPRLLDLVNGELLDCSPALGWGELAGLTHVKAALEEDLLWPVLRPSAVMRPPRTVLLFGPRGGGKTTLTRSLASQLGASFYRLSGAMLASKGKAEAEHILGSLLQVAEARQPSVVLLSQVEAMEDEGLRQTLLSTLEKAQVGTTGLVILVCATGRPDLLQDAVHRSFAKRYHVGLPDVGMRRQVLLQALSPQGCSLSERELSAVLQRTEGFTVWELLQLSQQALSSASSPTGAMHGHPTSSKPPAFTDFENAFCKVRPHTTTKELDTCIEWSKMYNH, from the exons ATGCTGAGTCCTATTgtcccctata GCCTGTTAAAGATGCACTGGAACCCAGAGCATGCCCAGCCTCTCAGCCAGTGGCCTGAGCAGCACCTGGAcgtctcctccaccacctcctctccGGCCCACAAGTCGGAATTCTACTCTGGCCGCGGTCGCAGTGGCTACAACTACGCCTGGGCCAATGACGATATCTCTGCTCTCACAGCCTCCAACCTATTGAAGCGTTATGCTGAGAAATACTCTGGTGTGCTGGACTCACCATATGATCGGCCGCCTACTGTGGGCACCTACCCAGAGCCAGGGGCCTTTGGGGCCCTCACCGTCCCCAAGACTGAGCTGGAGCCCTGGCCACTGACACACAGCACTGATGCCTCCTATTCCCTGGTGCCCCCTGGAGGCCATGATGGTTCCAAGGCTGTAGCCACATCTGCAGGCCCTCCAGGGGTTAGTAGTGTTTCAGTGGTGAACAGTAACCTCTCAGACTCGGGCTACAGCGGCAGCAGCTCCTGCAGCGGCTCCAGCGAGTACCCCTCTAGTTACAATGGCACCTATCTTTCCTCAGGGTACTGTCCCCAACCCAGTGCAGCACTTCCCCCTGCCTCCCTCCACACCCTCCAATCCACCCCCACCCTAGTGCCCAGCTACAGCCCTACCACACCTGTCTATAACTACCCTCCTAGCACGTATCCTCCCCAGAccagccttgcccccacctaCAGCCACCCCTCTGCAACTTACCTGCCCTCAGGTCTACCAGCCCCTACTCCCATTCCCTCAAGGCCCACAGTGGTAGGAGGCAGCTATAGTTACCAGAGCACCAACCTTGGGACATCTGAGTCTGGAGggacattaaaaagaaaagcatttgagaTGAGTGTAGAAGAGGATGAGAGTGGGGACGGTTCTCGGTACAGGAAATACAGCTATGACCCGTTGAAGACCGGGGGACACTCACCTTACAGTGTGAGTGACAAAACAGAGTGCAGAGGAAATGGCTTCAGTAGTTCAGGCAGCACAGACCCTCAAACCTTCAAGCCCAGTAAGCCCTCCTCTCAGCCCCTGGTGTCTCCCCAGTATGGAGCAGCAGGGGAGTACAGCCCTCCAGCGGGCATGACGGGGGAGAATGGAGTCACAGAGCAGGGCTTCATCCAACAGCAGCCACACCGTTCCCAGGCCCACAAACGCCCTCCATTGTGTGCTCCAACTGTTGAGACTATGAAGAGCCCAGACCCCCGACTGTTGGACCTTGTGAATGGGGAGTTACTGGACTGCAGCCCGGCACTGGGCTGGGGTGAGTTGGCCGGGCTCACCCATGTCAAGGCTGCCCTGGAGGAGGACCTGTTGTGGCCCGTGTTGAGGCCCAGCGCAGTGATGCGGCCACCACGAACTGTCCTGTTGTTCGGCCCCCGGGGAGGGGGAAAGACAACGTTGACTCGGTCTTTGGCTTCACAGTTGGGGGCTTCATTCTACCGGTTAAGTGGAGCCATGCTGGCCTCTAAAGGGAAGGCTGAGGCAGAGCACATTCTGGGGTCTCTTTTGCAGGTGGCAGAAGCACGGCAGCCCTCAGTGGTGTTGCTCAGCCAGGTGGAGGCCATGGAAGACGAGGGGCTGAGGCAGACACTGCTGAGCACCCTGGAGAAAGCCCAGGTGGGGACCACAGGTCTGGTGATTCTTGTATGTGCCACTGGAAGGCCAGATCTGCTGCAAGATGCAGTTCATCGAAGCTTTGCCAAGAGATATCACGTTGGCCTGCCAGATGTGGGGATGCGCAGGCAGGTGCTGCTGCAGGCGCTGTCGCCCCAGGGCTGCAGTCTGAGCGAGAGGGAGCTGAGCGCCGTGCTGCAGCGCACAGAGGGCTTCACAGTGTgggagctgctgcagctcagccAGCAGGCACTCTCCTCAGCATCCTCCCCCACTGGGGCCATGCATGGCCACCCCACATCCTCCAAACCCCCAGCCTTTACAGACTTTGAGAATGCCTTCTGCAAGGTGCGCCCACACACCACCACAAAAGAACTGGACACTTGTATAGAGTGGAGCAAGATGTATAACCACTGA